Proteins encoded within one genomic window of Pigmentiphaga sp. H8:
- the rnc gene encoding ribonuclease III — protein sequence MTLETSLAYSFKNKSLLEQALTHRSHSSRHNERLEFLGDSVLNCAIASLLYDRFARIDEGDLSRLRANLVKQASLADIAQRVELSRFLRLGEGELKSGGFRRPSILADTLEAIFGAIFMDGGFDAASAVIARLYKPVLETVDPKTLGKDAKTLLQEYLQGRKIALPVYTVVATHGAAHSQEFEVECAIPKLDVQVVGIGGSRRAAEQAAAKQALEAALAANPTPAKRSPRARKTAQLSLPVAVAQEVPDDSAKAGEGAASAAAPIAAKAPVVTEAPVAKITSTQAAEGKAPVPAAAPRKEPQAVPSAPQPAGETLSASSQPAVKK from the coding sequence ATGACCCTCGAAACCAGCCTCGCCTACAGTTTCAAGAACAAGAGCCTGCTGGAGCAGGCGCTGACGCATCGCAGCCATAGCAGCAGGCACAACGAGCGCCTGGAATTCCTGGGCGACAGCGTGCTGAATTGCGCGATCGCCTCCTTGCTGTATGACCGCTTCGCCCGCATCGACGAAGGCGACCTGTCCCGCCTGCGCGCGAACCTGGTCAAGCAGGCGTCGCTGGCGGATATCGCGCAGCGGGTGGAACTGTCGCGTTTCCTGCGGCTGGGCGAAGGCGAGCTGAAAAGCGGCGGTTTCCGCCGGCCCTCCATCCTGGCCGACACGCTCGAGGCCATCTTCGGCGCCATCTTCATGGATGGCGGCTTCGATGCGGCCAGCGCGGTAATCGCCCGACTCTACAAGCCGGTGCTCGAAACCGTCGATCCCAAGACGCTGGGCAAGGACGCCAAGACGCTGCTGCAGGAATACCTGCAGGGCCGCAAGATTGCGCTGCCGGTCTACACGGTGGTGGCCACGCACGGCGCGGCCCACAGCCAGGAATTCGAAGTCGAGTGCGCCATCCCCAAGCTGGATGTGCAGGTGGTCGGCATAGGCGGCAGCCGCCGCGCCGCCGAGCAGGCGGCCGCCAAGCAGGCACTGGAGGCGGCGCTGGCCGCCAACCCGACGCCCGCCAAGCGCTCGCCTCGTGCGCGCAAGACGGCGCAGTTGTCGCTGCCGGTGGCGGTGGCGCAGGAAGTGCCGGACGATTCGGCCAAGGCTGGAGAGGGCGCCGCCTCGGCCGCCGCGCCGATTGCCGCCAAGGCGCCCGTCGTCACCGAGGCGCCGGTCGCCAAGATCACCTCGACCCAGGCGGCCGAAGGCAAGGCGCCGGTCCCGGCGGCCGCTCCCCGGAAAGAACCCCAGGCAGTACCTTCGGCGCCGCAGCCTGCGGGCGAGACCCTGTCCGCCTCGAGCCAGCCCGCTGTCAAGAAATGA
- the lepB gene encoding signal peptidase I, translated as MSLNFALILFVLLVVTGIVWAFDRVSLRPQRAARMARAAAEFDAGRAQSVRAASGETEVVRQRQEVVDRAGKMPWWVEYSVSFFPVILFVFVLRSFVVEPFRIPSGSMIPTLQIGDLILVNKFSYGLRLPIVDKKVVPLGDPQRGDVVVFRYPVDPQVDYIKRVIGVPGDEVAYLNKRLTINGQEIPTKKIGEYFDPDRVSYAALYNENIKGVEHQILIDERRSPEIDPFGGFPNRDACEYSREGVRCKVPAGNYFVMGDNRDNSADSRYWGFVPDSNIVGKAFFVWMNFGDLKRIGRFH; from the coding sequence ATGAGCCTGAATTTCGCGCTGATCCTGTTCGTGCTGCTGGTCGTGACCGGCATCGTCTGGGCATTCGACCGCGTATCGCTGCGCCCGCAGCGCGCCGCCCGCATGGCCCGCGCCGCCGCCGAGTTCGACGCCGGGCGCGCCCAGTCGGTACGCGCCGCCAGCGGCGAGACCGAAGTCGTGCGCCAGCGCCAGGAAGTGGTGGACCGCGCCGGCAAGATGCCGTGGTGGGTGGAGTATTCGGTCAGCTTCTTCCCGGTCATCCTGTTCGTATTCGTGCTGCGCTCGTTCGTGGTCGAGCCATTCCGCATCCCATCCGGCTCGATGATCCCCACGCTGCAGATCGGCGATCTCATCCTGGTCAACAAGTTCTCGTACGGCCTGCGCCTGCCCATCGTGGACAAGAAGGTCGTCCCGCTGGGTGACCCCCAGCGCGGCGACGTCGTCGTCTTCCGCTATCCGGTCGATCCGCAGGTCGACTACATCAAGCGCGTGATCGGCGTGCCGGGCGACGAAGTGGCCTACCTGAACAAGCGGTTGACCATCAATGGCCAGGAAATACCCACGAAGAAAATAGGGGAATACTTCGACCCCGACCGGGTTTCCTATGCCGCGTTGTATAACGAAAATATCAAAGGTGTAGAACACCAGATATTGATAGATGAGCGGCGTTCGCCGGAAATCGATCCGTTTGGCGGCTTTCCGAACCGGGACGCTTGCGAATATTCCCGCGAGGGCGTGCGTTGCAAAGTGCCCGCAGGCAATTATTTCGTCATGGGCGATAATCGGGATAACAGCGCGGACAGCCGGTATTGGGGTTTCGTGCCGGATTCGAATATCGTGGGCAAGGCGTTTTTCGTCTGGATGAACTTCGGGGACCTGAAACGGATTGGCCGCTTCCATTGA
- the lepA gene encoding translation elongation factor 4 has translation MQHIRNFSIIAHIDHGKSTLADRIIHRCGGLSDREMEAQVLDSMDIERERGITIKAQTAALHYQARDGKTYNLNLIDTPGHVDFSYEVSRSLSACEGALLVVDASQGVEAQTVANCYTAIELGVEVVPVLNKMDLPQADPETAKQEIEEVIGIPADDAIPASAKTGMGIDDILDAVIARIPPPEGSATEPLQALIIDSWFDNYVGVVMLVRVINGVLKPKEKLLLMATGATHLCEQVGVFTPKSEARTHLSAGEVGFIIAGIKELKHAKVGDTITHASKPAATPLPGFKEIKPQVFAGLYPVESSEYDSLRDSLEKLKLNDAALMYDPEVSQALGFGFRCGFLGLLHMEIVQERLEREFDMDLITTAPSVVYEVELRDGSVVTVDSPSKMPEVGKIADVREPIVTVTLFMPQEYVGPVITLCTAKRGIQINMAYHGRQVHLTYEIPLAEIVLDFFDKLKSVSRGYASMDYEFKEYRSADVVRVDLLINGDKVDALSLIVHRANARARGRDVTARMRELIPRQMYDVAIQAAIGAEVIARENVKALRKNVLAKCYGGDISRKKKLLEKQKAGKKRMKQVGSVEIPQEAFLAILQVEDK, from the coding sequence ATGCAGCACATTCGCAATTTCTCCATCATTGCCCACATCGACCACGGCAAATCGACGCTTGCCGACCGCATCATCCATCGCTGCGGGGGCTTGTCGGATCGGGAAATGGAGGCCCAGGTACTCGACTCGATGGACATCGAGCGCGAGCGCGGCATCACGATCAAGGCTCAGACCGCCGCGCTGCACTATCAGGCGCGGGACGGCAAGACCTACAACCTGAACCTGATCGACACCCCGGGGCACGTGGACTTCTCGTACGAAGTCAGCCGCTCGCTGTCGGCCTGCGAGGGCGCGCTGCTGGTGGTCGATGCCTCCCAGGGCGTGGAGGCGCAGACCGTTGCCAACTGCTATACGGCCATCGAATTGGGCGTCGAGGTCGTGCCGGTGCTGAACAAGATGGACCTGCCGCAGGCCGATCCGGAAACCGCCAAGCAGGAAATCGAGGAAGTCATCGGGATCCCCGCGGATGACGCCATCCCGGCCAGCGCGAAGACCGGCATGGGGATCGACGACATCCTGGACGCGGTCATCGCCCGTATCCCGCCGCCCGAGGGCAGCGCCACCGAACCGCTGCAGGCGCTGATCATCGATTCGTGGTTCGACAACTACGTGGGCGTGGTGATGCTGGTGCGCGTGATCAACGGCGTGCTCAAGCCCAAGGAAAAGCTGCTGCTGATGGCCACGGGGGCAACCCACCTGTGCGAGCAGGTCGGCGTGTTCACGCCCAAGTCCGAGGCCCGCACGCACCTGTCGGCGGGGGAAGTGGGTTTCATCATCGCCGGCATCAAGGAACTCAAGCACGCCAAGGTGGGCGATACCATCACCCACGCCTCCAAGCCGGCGGCCACGCCGCTGCCGGGTTTCAAGGAGATCAAGCCGCAGGTGTTCGCTGGCCTCTACCCGGTCGAATCCAGCGAGTACGACTCGCTGCGCGATTCGCTGGAAAAGCTCAAGCTCAACGACGCCGCGCTGATGTACGACCCCGAGGTGTCGCAGGCGCTGGGCTTCGGCTTCCGCTGCGGTTTCCTGGGGCTGCTGCACATGGAAATCGTGCAGGAGCGGCTCGAGCGCGAGTTCGACATGGACCTCATCACCACCGCGCCGTCGGTGGTCTACGAGGTCGAGCTGCGCGACGGGTCGGTGGTCACCGTCGACAGCCCGTCCAAGATGCCCGAGGTGGGCAAGATCGCCGACGTGCGCGAGCCCATCGTCACGGTCACGCTGTTCATGCCGCAGGAGTACGTGGGGCCGGTCATCACCCTGTGCACGGCCAAGCGCGGCATCCAGATCAACATGGCCTACCACGGCCGCCAGGTCCACCTGACCTACGAGATCCCGCTGGCCGAGATCGTCCTGGACTTCTTCGACAAGCTCAAGTCCGTGTCCAGGGGCTATGCCTCGATGGACTACGAGTTCAAGGAATACCGCAGCGCCGACGTGGTGCGAGTCGACCTGCTGATCAACGGCGACAAGGTCGACGCGCTGTCGCTCATCGTGCACCGCGCCAACGCCCGCGCCCGCGGACGGGACGTGACCGCCCGCATGCGCGAGCTGATTCCCCGCCAGATGTACGACGTGGCCATCCAGGCCGCCATCGGCGCCGAGGTCATCGCGCGCGAGAACGTCAAGGCCTTGCGCAAGAACGTGCTGGCCAAGTGCTACGGCGGGGACATTTCCCGCAAGAAGAAGCTGCTCGAAAAGCAAAAGGCCGGCAAGAAGCGCATGAAGCAGGTCGGCAGCGTCGAGATTCCGCAAGAGGCCTTCCTGGCCATTCTGCAGGTGGAGGACAAATGA
- a CDS encoding DegQ family serine endoprotease, giving the protein MKRVCSTLGTALLLALFAALLLVAGQPAAQAQTRALPDFTDLVAKADPAVVNIRTTARAVARGPYGGGGGQDPYELFRWFFGPDFVPPGRGPRQPTPPGNNDEGQEVPRGVGSGFFISADGYILTNHHVVNGADDIYVTLTDRREFKAKVIGSDERTDVALIKVEAAGMTPLKPGDPTQLRKGEWVMAIGSPFGLDSTVTAGIVSATGRDTGDYLPFIQTDVAVNPGNSGGPLLNMRGEVVGINSQIISRSGGFMGISLAIPIDEAMRVVDQLRSSGRVIRGRIGVQIGEVSKEVADAIGLGRTAGASVGMVEPGSPAEKAGIEPGDVILKFNGKTIERSSDLPRTVGETKPGTKATIQVWRRGSTRDLSITVGELEPDKAAAARQDEGGSQAQKTNVLGLAVSDLPAARRRELRVRGGVQVDAADGPAARAGIRQGDVILALDNTEITGASQFNGLVAKIDRNKVHGVLVRRDDLTQWVPIRPTR; this is encoded by the coding sequence ATGAAACGGGTGTGCTCGACCCTGGGCACCGCGTTGCTGCTGGCCTTGTTCGCCGCGTTGCTGCTGGTGGCCGGCCAGCCGGCGGCCCAGGCGCAGACTCGGGCCCTGCCTGATTTCACCGATCTGGTGGCCAAGGCCGATCCGGCCGTGGTCAACATCCGAACCACCGCCCGGGCCGTGGCGCGCGGCCCCTATGGCGGCGGGGGCGGCCAGGATCCCTACGAGCTTTTCCGCTGGTTCTTCGGCCCCGATTTCGTGCCTCCCGGCCGGGGGCCCCGGCAGCCGACCCCTCCGGGCAACAATGACGAGGGCCAGGAGGTGCCGCGTGGCGTGGGATCGGGGTTCTTCATCTCGGCCGACGGCTACATCCTGACCAACCACCACGTCGTCAACGGCGCCGACGACATCTACGTCACGCTGACGGACCGCCGCGAATTCAAGGCCAAGGTCATCGGCTCGGACGAACGCACCGACGTGGCCCTGATCAAGGTCGAGGCCGCGGGCATGACCCCGCTCAAGCCCGGCGATCCCACCCAGTTGCGCAAGGGCGAGTGGGTGATGGCCATCGGCTCGCCATTCGGGCTCGATTCCACCGTTACCGCGGGCATCGTCAGCGCCACCGGCCGGGATACGGGCGACTACCTGCCGTTCATCCAGACCGACGTGGCGGTCAACCCCGGCAACTCCGGCGGCCCGCTGCTGAACATGCGCGGCGAGGTGGTGGGCATCAATTCGCAGATCATCTCCCGCAGCGGCGGCTTCATGGGCATTTCGCTGGCCATTCCCATCGACGAAGCCATGCGCGTGGTCGACCAGCTGCGTTCCAGCGGGCGGGTCATCCGTGGCCGCATCGGCGTGCAGATCGGCGAAGTCAGCAAGGAAGTCGCCGATGCCATCGGGCTGGGCCGCACGGCCGGCGCCTCGGTGGGCATGGTGGAGCCGGGCAGTCCCGCCGAGAAGGCCGGGATCGAGCCGGGCGACGTCATCCTGAAGTTCAACGGCAAGACCATCGAGCGTTCGTCCGACCTGCCGCGCACGGTGGGCGAGACCAAGCCGGGCACCAAGGCCACGATTCAGGTCTGGCGGCGTGGCAGCACCCGCGACCTGTCCATCACCGTGGGCGAACTCGAGCCGGACAAGGCCGCCGCCGCCCGCCAGGACGAGGGCGGCAGCCAGGCCCAGAAGACCAACGTGCTGGGCCTGGCGGTGTCCGACCTGCCGGCCGCCCGCCGCCGCGAGCTGCGAGTCCGGGGCGGGGTGCAGGTGGATGCCGCCGACGGTCCCGCCGCCCGGGCCGGTATCCGCCAGGGGGATGTCATCCTGGCGCTGGACAATACCGAAATCACCGGCGCGTCGCAGTTCAACGGGCTGGTGGCCAAGATCGACCGGAACAAGGTCCATGGCGTGCTGGTCCGGCGCGACGACCTGACCCAGTGGGTGCCGATACGGCCCACGAGGTAG